Genomic window (Planococcus sp. MSAK28401):
AAATACATATCGCCGCCGTTGATCGCTTTGCGCATGGCGGGTTCTGCTTGGAACGGCAACCGTTTGTTGACGATGCCTGCTTCCGCGAATAAGCGGTCGATGTCGGACCCGAGGGATGCACCAGTGAAGACGTTGACTTTGAAGCTTTCGCTTTCAGCGCGCTCAACTAATGCATAAGGGACCGCTTTTACATCCCCCGCTCTTGTAAATCCGCTAAGTCCGAGTGTCATGCCGTCTTGAATCCACCCAGCTGCTTCTTGCGCTGTGACTACACGATCCTGCAATTCTGCCGCTTTGATCCGCTCGAGGTTCTTTTCCATTCCATCCACACTCTCTTTCTGTTTTTTTATCTAATATATACCAATTTTTGAAGCGTTTTCATAATAGTGAACATTAATATATTGGGTTCATTTTTTAAAAAACAGATGCAAAACACCCAATTTAATTGTGTAACTATTATTAATGATAACGCGTAACGGAGCGCAACAGAGAATATCCGAATAGAAGAGTGCATACCTTGGGTCAAACAGAAAATCGGCTGTCCGAGACAGCATTTTCATGCGTTCTCAGAAGCCGAGTAGTTTGCGGAAATAGCTGGAATACGATTGGCTGACCGGCAGCCGTTCCCCATTATCCATCGCCAGTACGAATGTGGAATGGGTGTCGGGATGGATTTCTTCTATATGATGGACATTGACAATAAACGAACGGTGGCAGCGGATAAATGAATCCCTCGGCAGCAAATATTCGAATTCCTGCAGGGAGTTTTTATTCGTTCCGGAAAAGTCAGCAGCGTGGACGTGGGTTTTTCGGTCCTTCACTTCAAGATAACGCACATCAGTGAACGGAATCGGTTTCCAGCCATCCGGGCTTTTTACCGTCACGACCGATTTGCCTTCTGTATAGGCCGGGTAGATCGCCATGACACAGCCCGCGAGCACGCCGTCTTCTTCAAACGGCACCGCCATGCCATGATAAGGCACGCCAAACACTTCCCGGTTGATGAATTCCGATGCTTTTTGGCCGGTCGTCAGCGCTTTATGGGCGATGGTGCCTTCACGCACTTTATCCCCTGCCTTGATCTTCAAGTCAATGCGTTTGCTCGGGCGATAATAAGTATATTCATCCATATTAGAGACCGCTATCGAGACTTCATCGGAGAATAGCTCCCCCATCACATCCAATAGCGGGCCGGGTGTAATTTTTTCCATCGCGCGCGGGCCTCCAATAATATCTAAGTGGTATTAGTATACATGACTTTGCATGAACAGAAAAGTTAGCCACAAGGCTGCCGCATCGGTTTCTTGGAAATTATGGCGATTTCTTTAACATCGTGCCGGTGCGCTTGTATCTTGCATGCCATGACAATGCTTCATCCAGGACATGCGGCGTATGCCCCCCTTGAGCGATTGCCTCTTTAAAGTAATCCTGCAGCTGCG
Coding sequences:
- a CDS encoding LytTR family DNA-binding domain-containing protein; this translates as MEKITPGPLLDVMGELFSDEVSIAVSNMDEYTYYRPSKRIDLKIKAGDKVREGTIAHKALTTGQKASEFINREVFGVPYHGMAVPFEEDGVLAGCVMAIYPAYTEGKSVVTVKSPDGWKPIPFTDVRYLEVKDRKTHVHAADFSGTNKNSLQEFEYLLPRDSFIRCHRSFIVNVHHIEEIHPDTHSTFVLAMDNGERLPVSQSYSSYFRKLLGF